Within Deltaproteobacteria bacterium, the genomic segment GAAGTGGATTCACTACTCCCTCGACGGGAAAAACGAAAACCCGTACGCCGGCACGGTGCTTCGGAATCTCCGGAAATGGCTGAACGACGACCCGGTCATTCTCGGAGACCGCAAGAGGGCGGCCCTGGCGAGGGAGATAGGACCGGTAGCGATCTGCGAACGCGGCATGTCTCTCCCCGGCCGCAAGAACATTCGGCGCCGTCCCGCATATGGCGGGGACGCGCCTGCCGCCCGATGAGTCCGCCCCCAGGCTGTGCAGGTCCTCAAGGAAATCGGCATCGACATCTCGGGTCCCCATGACGATTCCTGCCTTGTTGGAAAAGGCCGTTGGATGTAAAATATATTAGACATAACGTCGGGCGGAGCCTGTCATGGAACTTGCGGAAATCGGAAAAACGATTCGCGCGGCGCGGCAAGCGCACGGCTTGACGCAGGAACGCCTCGCCGCGATGGCGGGCATCTCCCGTGGTACCCTGAACGGCCTTGAAACCGGCATGGTCAAGGAACTCGGCTTCCACAAGCTCGACACGATCCTGAACCTCCTCGGATACGAGCTGGCGCCGGCAGCGAGCTCACATCCGGTTCGGGCCGCGCATTCCCGATCTTCTCCAGGCCGCTCAAAATGGTCCCGGGATCCACCCGCGCAAAAGATCCTGCGGAAGATGGCCCGCCGCTATATCTGGTGGCGATCACCGGAAGCATCAATAAAGGATCCACTCCGGGTGATCGCGCAGATCATGGACGTGGGCACGCTCGAAGACATGCAGCAGGCGACCGCCGCCATCGGGAAAAGCCGGATGGTCGAAGTCCTGAACCATGCACGGCCCGGCTGGTTCCACCCGAAGTCCTGGGCCTTCTGGCACACCGTATTGGAACTGACCTCTCCAGGAAGAACCCCTCCGATCCCGGTGAGAAAGCGCGATGCCCTTCCCGACCCGACTTGACATCCTGCCCCCGGGGCAGCGCAAACTCTGGCCTTTCCTCTCCCCACTGAAAGATATGGGCTATTGCCTCTATGGGGGAACGGCACTGGCGTTGCGCTATGGACATCGACAGTCGGTCGACTTCGATTTCTTCTCCGACCGCCCGCTCGACGAGAAAGGGCTGGGAATTTCGCTTCCATGGCTCACGGTCGCGACAATTCTCCGGAACGATCCCGGGACGTTCGTCGTCCTGGCGTCGCCACCCCGGTCAAAACGTGCGGTGAAGGTGTCATTGTTCGGGGAGCTTTCGCTCGGGCGGGTCGGCATACCCGAACTCACCAGTGATGGGGTGGTTCTGGCCGCCTCCGTCAGGGACCTGATGGCCACCAAGCTCAAGGCTCTCTTCGACCGGGTGGAACCCAGGGACTATCTCGACATCGCTGCAATGCTCAGGAACAAGGTGAGCCTGC encodes:
- a CDS encoding helix-turn-helix transcriptional regulator, coding for MELAEIGKTIRAARQAHGLTQERLAAMAGISRGTLNGLETGMVKELGFHKLDTILNLLGYELAPAASSHPVRAAHSRSSPGRSKWSRDPPAQKILRKMARRYIWWRSPEASIKDPLRVIAQIMDVGTLEDMQQATAAIGKSRMVEVLNHARPGWFHPKSWAFWHTVLELTSPGRTPPIPVRKRDALPDPT
- a CDS encoding nucleotidyl transferase AbiEii/AbiGii toxin family protein: MPFPTRLDILPPGQRKLWPFLSPLKDMGYCLYGGTALALRYGHRQSVDFDFFSDRPLDEKGLGISLPWLTVATILRNDPGTFVVLASPPRSKRAVKVSLFGELSLGRVGIPELTSDGVVLAASVRDLMATKLKALFDRVEPRDYLDIAAMLRNKVSLPQGLADARVLFGNFFSAAECMRILCWFDDPDLASLPDHVKRTLAKEVKTAWDKPLPPSKKAGSGLAI